From the Terriglobia bacterium genome, the window TTGGCGGGATCGAGATTCAATCCTCCGGCGGCGCGTTTGTCGCGATACACCTGATGGCAGTGAAGACAGGTATCGGCGATGAGGTTGCTGATATCGCTGACCGTCTCCTGATTCCGGGTCTGTGAGGCTTTGTAGGCGGCGCGTCCCGCTTCCGCGAGTTCGGTCGCGAATTTGATCCAATCCGGATCGTTGACCGGCACCGGCTTGCCGTTCTCGCACCGGCGGCCAGGCGTCAGCATGAGCGGTGCGGACTCCGCGATCGCGACCGCCGCATAATCGACCAGTTCCCAGCCCGGATAAAGATTTGCGCCCCAGATTGCCCAGTCGAAGCCGCCGTCGTTTGCAGCGCCGGCCGGTGGTTTCTTCTTATCCGCCGGATCGTGCGTTTGAACCGTAAATATAATGTTGGAACTCGGAAACAGAATGCCGCGCATCACTTGCGCGAGATTTCCAGCCGGTGGAAACGCCGGAGCCGTTCCGGCCGCAGCCTGCACCGGCCGTGGGGCCGAGGCCGCGGGCCAGCCGATCTGTTTCAAGGCCGCCTCAGACGCGCCAAGCTCAGCAGACCCCGCCGGGAACTTTCCGGTTTGCAGAATGTAGGCGAGGATATCCGCCGTTTGAGGGCCGGTCAGCTTGCCCGGGGCATCCTGCGGCATCGTCTTCGCAATCTTGTTGAACAGTTCGGAGAGAGGCTCTTTGTTCCAGTTCCCGGTGAAATCATCGCCCGTCAGCGGGGGGCCGATCCGGCCTTGAAGAGCATCGCCGTGACAGGTGGCACAGCGCTCCTTATACAGCGCTTGCCCGCGGACTCCCTGGGCCTGCGTGTACACGCCCCGGCTCACCGTTGCCGGCTGCTGGGCGTAGAGGGTGGAAATGCAGAACAAGAAAAGAACGAAGAGTTTTCTCATAAGCGATGTAACTAACGCTATTGGATCAATGATGCAATGGTCCAATAGAACAAGACATTCTGCCCCCTGGACTAGCGGATCTGATCCAGCAGCGGAATATCCTTCGCCGGCTTTGCGGCCGGCAACGATTTCAGATACGCGTAGATGTCGGTCAGTTCCTGGTCCGACAGAATCTTTTCGGTAAATGCCGGCATTGCGCCGGCCGGTTTGCGGACGTATCGAATGACTCCCTGAAGATTGAGCGAGGTTTGCGCGATTCGCGCGCCATCGCGGCTGCCCTGTCCGGAAGTTCCATGACAGTAATAGCAGTTCTGTTTCATGAAGAGCTGCTTTCCTTTTTCCGCATTTCCGGCGGGCGCGGTTTGCGGGGTTGCGAGTAAAGGCGCCGCGATCAAAACAAGGAACAATAGATACTTCATCATCTGCTTCTACCTTGGTTGAGAAATCACGTCGACCAATGCCGGTTCGCCGCGCTTGACGACGTCGATCGCCTTCTTGAGTGCGGGCCCGAGATCGGCGGGATTCTCGATCGGCCCGGCGCCATACATTCCGTATGCTTTTGCCATCGTGGCGTAATCGATGTTCGGGCCGGTCAGCGCATTTCCGATATCGACGCGGCTGACGTCCCGCTGGGCTCGCGCCGCCATG encodes:
- a CDS encoding cytochrome c, which produces MRKLFVLFLFCISTLYAQQPATVSRGVYTQAQGVRGQALYKERCATCHGDALQGRIGPPLTGDDFTGNWNKEPLSELFNKIAKTMPQDAPGKLTGPQTADILAYILQTGKFPAGSAELGASEAALKQIGWPAASAPRPVQAAAGTAPAFPPAGNLAQVMRGILFPSSNIIFTVQTHDPADKKKPPAGAANDGGFDWAIWGANLYPGWELVDYAAVAIAESAPLMLTPGRRCENGKPVPVNDPDWIKFATELAEAGRAAYKASQTRNQETVSDISNLIADTCLHCHQVYRDKRAAGGLNLDPANKAGRCISQVR
- a CDS encoding cytochrome c, giving the protein MMKYLLFLVLIAAPLLATPQTAPAGNAEKGKQLFMKQNCYYCHGTSGQGSRDGARIAQTSLNLQGVIRYVRKPAGAMPAFTEKILSDQELTDIYAYLKSLPAAKPAKDIPLLDQIR